CCCATCGCCGTGCGCAGCATCTGGATGCGGCGGTCGAGCGACGTGGCACTCATGGACTGCGGAACGGCGCTCATGACGCACGCTCCTGCGCTTGCGCGGCTGCCGCCGCGTCTTCCATCCGCATCGGGTCGGGATGCAGTTCCTCCACCACGTCGCGCACCAGGCTGCGGCCCCGCAGCAGGTGGCGGCCAAGCTGCTCGGTGAACTGCTCGAAGCGCGCTTTGCCCTGCGCGCGTGCCGCGTCTTGGTGCGCCTCGGGAACCGGCGTGCTCACGGTCAGGTAGTAGCGGATGAACAGCGCCAGCGTTTCGATGGCGATGTTCTGGTCGCGCTCCATGCGCTCGGCTTGGCGCGACAGGCGATCAAGCCGCTTGGCAATAGCCGCCTCGCGCTGGTCGGCGGCATCGGGCGACAGCCACGATGCGAGCGCCGCCGCGACGATGGACGACTTGGACACGCCTTTCTTGGCGGCCAGCTCATCGAGCCGCTTGGCGTGCTCCGGCTGGATGAACAGGTTGAGGCGGTAGTGGCTCATAGCTCG
This region of Alicycliphilus denitrificans K601 genomic DNA includes:
- a CDS encoding ribbon-helix-helix protein, CopG family, yielding MSHYRLNLFIQPEHAKRLDELAAKKGVSKSSIVAAALASWLSPDAADQREAAIAKRLDRLSRQAERMERDQNIAIETLALFIRYYLTVSTPVPEAHQDAARAQGKARFEQFTEQLGRHLLRGRSLVRDVVEELHPDPMRMEDAAAAAQAQERAS